CTCGTAGAACTCTCGATACGTGGGTAGATACGACTTGGGGACCACACCGAGCACGGTGCCGCGGTGAATGACGACCGCGGCGTTGTAGATGCGATGCCGATACCGCAGCGGTGCGCCGACCACCACTACCGGCAGCAGGTCCACCGACTCGGTCACCAGGGCGAGCAGCGCGTCCTCAACGGCATCGAGCAAGCCGTCCTGCAGTAACACGTCTTCGATGGAGTAGCCCGACAGCGTCAACTCGGGGAAGACCGCCAGCGCTACACCCTCGTCGTGACACACGCGCGCCAACCCCGAGACCGACGCGGCGTTGGCCGCCGGGTCGCCGATCGTGGTGCGGTGCGTGCAGGCGGCAACGCGCACGAACCCGTGCTGGTAGGCGCAGTAAAAGTTCATCGCCCTCTCATTGTCGCGTCTCGCCGGTCAAGATCGGGTGACGGGGTTGTCAACGAATGCCTACGCTCGGACCCGTGGAGTCCCCCGAACTCGTGGCTGTGCTGGCCGGTCGCCGGGTCGCGGTACTGACCGGCGCGGGGATTTCTACCGATTCGGGCATTCCCGACTACCGGGGCCCTGATTCGCCGCCGAGCAATCCGATGACGATCCGCCAGTTCACCTCGGACCCGGTGTTCCGGCAGCGGTACTGGGCACGCAACCACGTCGGCTGGCGGCATATGGACGACACGCTGCCCAACGCCGGGCACCGGGCGCTGGCCGCGTTGCAGCGCGCCGGGGTGGTGAGCGGCGTGATCACCCAGAACGTCGATCTGCTGCACACCAAGGCCGGCAGCGCAAACGTGGTCAATCTGCACGGCAGCTACGCCCAAGTGGCGTGCCTGTCGTGCGGCTACACCATGAGTCGCGCAACGCTGGCCGAACGGCTTGAGGCGCTCAACCCGGGATTCATCGAGCGGGCCGAGGCCGTCGGCGGGCTGGCAGTGGCTCCCGACGCCGACGCCGTCGTTGCCGATACCGCGTCGTTCCGCTACCTCGACTGTCCGGTCTGCAGCGGCATGCTTAAGCCCGATATCGTCTACTTCGGTGAAAGTGTGCCCAAAGATCTTGTAGCCCAGGCATATTCGCTTGTCGACGACGC
The nucleotide sequence above comes from Mycobacterium decipiens. Encoded proteins:
- a CDS encoding NAD-dependent protein deacetylase → MPTLGPVESPELVAVLAGRRVAVLTGAGISTDSGIPDYRGPDSPPSNPMTIRQFTSDPVFRQRYWARNHVGWRHMDDTLPNAGHRALAALQRAGVVSGVITQNVDLLHTKAGSANVVNLHGSYAQVACLSCGYTMSRATLAERLEALNPGFIERAEAVGGLAVAPDADAVVADTASFRYLDCPVCSGMLKPDIVYFGESVPKDLVAQAYSLVDDADALLVAGSSLTVFSGYRFVRHAAARGIPVAIVNRGRTRGDDLATVKVDGGCSELLVLLASELQEALAER